A stretch of DNA from Cannabis sativa cultivar Pink pepper isolate KNU-18-1 chromosome X, ASM2916894v1, whole genome shotgun sequence:
TCCTTATTTTCCAGTTGGTAGAGATTCCACTAAGTCGATTCCCCAAACAGCAAAAGGCCAAGGACTATTCATCAAAGTGATTTCTATTGGCAAAGCTCGTGGAACCTTTGCATAGTGTTGTCATTGTTCACAATTCTGAACGTACTCAATGCAATCTTTCTTCATTGTTGGATAGAAGTACCATTGACGAAGAATCTTCTTTGAAAGGCTCGATCCGGAAGTATAGTCTCTTCCTTCTTCTCACGGATGCACCTCTTGGTCTTCCTTGTTCGGGTGCACCTCCTTAACTCTCTAGAGGGCGTTGTCTACTCCATCACCTAGAAGGCTGAAAGGGCTTTCGGGAGCAGGAGGATCTCGTCTCTAAGGGCGAGGCTCCTAGAAGTGTGATGGGCTTGAGCCGCACTTAGGCCCGCCTCCGGTTTGTACTGGGCTTTCGTATGCTGGAAGGCTCGAGCCACTGATCACATGGATCTTAATACGCCACATGTCGTTTTTCTGAAAACgtgaataacaaaaaaaaattatgcataattaaaaaaatgaaaagaaattaaaataattattggaACACAATATAATGtagataaattataaaaatgttaagagttattttttaaaattaatttgagttttttttttttaaaaaaaaaatattggggtatttttttataattttgtgagttgaaaaaaaaaatagagaattactccatataatatatagggtgattctacaatgtacccccttaaaagggatgtactgatgcacccttaacttgtttcggcatccagaagaattttttagtctaattttttttcatattcatatacgttatagctatttaagatatcctacaaaattttaaaaaattcggaataatttacaatatagaaaataatgttcaaacagtctattttacacgcgtataaaataaaatagtcacgcgtgcaacacactgtttgaacatagttttcggcgtgttaaacttttccgaatttcttaaaattttgcaggatgtcttaaataactgtaacgtacatgaccatgagaaaaaatttgactaaaaaattatttcggatgctaaaacatataggggtgcatcaatatatctattttaacgggtgcattatagaattttcctaatatatatatttttttaaaaaaatggatAGTTTGGGTTCCTCCCATGAATTGCTATATAAATTTTGGTTGCAATTCAGATTTCTTTGTTAATTGCTATATGGATTGTTATGTagatttctataaaaaaaattgaaaaaataaactattttagagttaaaaaataaaaaaaatccttaaataattttaatattaatggaGCTTACGTTACTGTGGTTCCGGAGGAGAAAGAGAAGACAGTTTTCAACTTCTACTCTAAAAGGCCACAGCGATCGcgaactctctttctctctgtgAGAGCTATTTCCCGCCAAGTTTTAAAAGCTTCATTGACCAGTCACTACTGTCCGAGTCTACTTTAACATCCATGGAAGTGGACTCCGACCCAGACCTTCTCAAAGCTCCGTCGACCAGGTCCggctcctctctctctctctctctctctctctctctcttccataTCTGCAAATTTTGAGCTGAATCATTTCTTGATATTTCCTACTGGGGTTTATGGGTGTTTGAGATGCTGGTAATCTCTAAGTAGTAATTTTCTTAAGTTTTCATAAATGGGTATTAGATCTAGTTGCGTTTACTTGTAATACAACCctgagtgtttttttttttttttttttttttttttttatttagggaaaattttatttgtcaTTTCTTTATTTGGTGGCCTACCCTGAaatcatattttatttgaaaCTATATTGAACCATATTTTCCAGGCACAAATGCTCTGCATGCTACAAGCAATTTAAGAAAAAGGAACATTTAGTTGAGCACATGAAGTGTTCATTCCACTCTGTTCATCAACCTAGATGTGGGGTGTGTAAAAAGCATTGCAAGTCTTTTGAATCACTCAGGGAACATCTCACTGGTGGgaatataaatataatcaaatgtttcttttgaatcatattGTTGTATTGTCTTTTGCATTGCTtttcattgataaaattctctCATTTAGGTCCATTGCCAAAGTCAAATTGTTCAACAATTTATTCCGAACGGGGTTGCAATCTATGCCTCAAAATCTGTGATAGCCTCACTTCTCTCAATGACCATAAGAAAATTTGTTGCCTATCTGCACCTGTTCCTTTAGTAAGCCTTCCAGTATACAAACTCCTCTGGGATAACTTTTTTATCTGTTGATTCATTGTTCTAGtattgttaagtctattgactTTACTGGACATGTACTTAATCATTTCAGGGCACTACTAAGAAGTCGGATGCAGAATCTCAGATTGAGGTTTCAAACTCTAATGATGTAAACCTAATTGGAAGTGGTTCTAAAGCGGTAGCTTTAGACTGTGAAATGGTAGGAGGTGGAGATGATGGAACACTCGACGTCTGTGCTAGAGTCTGCCTCATTGATGAAGATGAGAATTTGCTGTTTCATGCTTACGTGCATcctctaatttctgtcactaaTTACAGGTACTTGTGTTGTTGATTATGCTGCTTTCTTTCTAACGAGTTTATTGGGAAATTCCTTTTTGTTTGAAACTAGGATAAACTCTAGCAATTTCTATGTAGAGGGTACCCAGAAGGGACTCGAACTCTGATGCCTGACCATTTGAGCTACTCCTCTTAGGTAGTTTTTGGGCAATTCCATTGTGTGCTGAATACTCACATAAATCCCTAATGGTTACAGATATGAAGTAACTGGATTAACAGAAGAGCATCTGAGTAATGCCATGCCACTAAAAGAAGTGCAAGAAAAGATTTCACAAATTCTGTACAATGGAGAGTCTACTGGGAGTGAATGGTCGGATGGTGCTAAAGCCAGACTTCTTGTGGGACATAGTATAAAGCATGATTTGGATTGCTTGAGAATGAATTATCCTGATCACTTGCTAAGGTATTTCAGCATTACGACTCTCTAATTAAAAAGTTATGGGCAGTAATTTATCTTACAGATGTTTGTAGGTAAGCTAAGCTTGCACCAATATGATCATGTGTTGTTATAAGCTTCTAGTACATATTTGTGTTGTTGCCTGAAATTGGCATTTTCTTGTCTAACGGATACTTATTTTATACACAGGGATACTGCAAACTATCGACCATTGATGAAAACGAACCTGGTTAGCCACTCTCTGAAGTACCTCACACGAACATATCTGGGGCAAGTTCTATGAAACTCAACTTCTTTTGgttgttatttttgttgattaTGGAACAACTTTaatgtgctttttcaattaactTCACGTgaatcttttcttcttcttcttaacaAAAGAAGAAATCAATTTTAATCTCCATTGTTCTATATCCTCAATCATTGCATTGCATTGGTTTTTTGAGTCACTAGTAATAAGCTGATGCATTAAGCAAATGCAAAGTGCTGTGGTTCAAGTGCCTCTCTTTCTTGGCTTTCCAGGTATGATATTCAATCTGGCACGCACGATCCATACGAAGATTGTGTGTCTGTAATGAGACTTTACAAAAGAATGCGTGATTTAAACCACGAAGAGAGCATTGAGGCATCATTTTCTGTTCACCGTACCGAAAGCTTCAGAGTTGATCTGAGTTCATGGACCAAAGAACTGGAGACGATGACACCAGATGAGCTTTATCAAATGTCCACATCCAACTACACGTGCTGGTGCCTAGATCAAAGGCAGAATGCAAATACCAACTGAACTCTTACTCTATCCATAGGAAGATATATGATGAACTCTTGAGGTTAGTTACTCAAGTTTTGTTTTGGCTCAGATTAACGCCAAATTAAATATCATTAGGATATTACAGATCTTGTAATGCTGGtgacttttatttaattttatttgtagtGTATAGAGTTTGTAAATACACATTGTGTGGTTCCCTTCCTTTAACCATCGCATTGCATTGGTTTTGACTTTTGAGTTAAAACTCTCTTCtatgatttaaattttatacatCTTCCATATAGGATAGGTGGAAAAGAACAgcattttttgtatttgtgccATAAATAAGAGTACATAGGGTGTTCATTGGACCACATCCAATATTTTTAGGCCTAtccagatccgatccaattgtaTATTgaatgttagattttaccattcAATCTGATTCAATTAATTTTAGTCATCTAATCGATCCAACATTAGATCGATTCTATCCGTtagatgtatttcatatatatttattggtttaattcggttttatccaatattttagacctagtttttttagattggatcggatccATCTAATATTTTAGGTCCAGTATGCATTCGAtcaatccaatccaagaaaaaaagaattaaattttaatgttaatttttatatatacatatatattttatttataacaatataaaatctaattactcattcAAAGTAAATGAAAATACTGATTAGtttgattggatgttggatgtattggagTTTTGGACACCCcatccaacatccgatccgatccaatttgatatttaaaattaacatcCAATtcgatccgatcacaattggacATCCAATTTCGACGATCGATTGTAATTGGATCGATCGATtctcattggattggattgatttATGCACACCCTTAAGAGCATGCACAACATTATTTGTAATCTCATAAATATTACGACTAAATAATACCTCAAACTCTTAAGGATTATATCTAATTTAGTGGTTCAAATTTTAAGACACACGTAAAAAGTATAAGCAAGTAGGGCCGATTGCAACTATAAGCAAGACCTTATCTTATATCCTAGGgctttttagaaaaatatttgcTTTTAGGCAAGAGTTTACAATTTTAGTGtcatctttttataaaacaattgtaaaacaataaaatagaacaattaaaaacaacagttgaacaattaaaaaacaaccattagaacaacaatgaaaatttaacacagtacacagtataaaaaaatgcatagtatttttgaaaaaaaattccacCCCACCatacaaaataaaatgaaaattttcagTATGTGGTATAAAAACTCATATATCCTATAATGAGAATAATGTAGCATACacgttaaatttaattattttttatctataaattaattttaaattatttattagtagaaattacataaattataggaaaaatttatttttttatgacatagTTTTTTAATTCATTTGAGCTATGGATTTTTAACAATCTTTACCTTTTTATGGGTTAATATATACCATATTTTggttaaaatattttgaaataccaTATTTAATTTGCTTTCCAAAATTCTCGCAGTCAATTAAATCCCTTCATATTTCTCTTCATGCATCATTCTAAGAGAAGTGATCTCATCATTGGAGAGCTGATAATCACGAAGGATCTCATCATTGTTGACATCCAGCTCCCACTTGAGGTGTTTGGTGGTGGAACCGATGTTGCTTGTAGAAGTAGTACAAGTGGAGAGAGCCTTGGCAATCTTGTCGCAATCATCGGCGAGTGCAtcgacctcgacctcgacctcgaCGCAATCCAAGGCATTCTGAGCAGCGACGAAGGCTTAAAGATACTTTTGGTTGATGGAGAGAGATCGATTGTAGATCAAAGATTGCAGCAAAAATGAGGTGTTTATTTACGTAGAAGGAGGAGAGAGTGTTGAGAGAGACCAACAGACCTGATGACTAGTTCTCGTGGTTTCCAATACTTTTTTCAAAAGAACTGCGAGTGAAAAACTAGGAGTGTctgcaatttttttttcgaGTCTGACAAACTGAAACCCAACGATTCTCCACAACCACAACTTCATTTTTCTATGGGTTTGAAAAGATTTTAGCAACCATTTATCCAAAGTGCAATCACACTATCTTCATACTTGGTTAACTACTCTAAAACTTATTTTACACTCAATTATATATTTCAttgtttaataaacaacctACTTTTTGATTCAATATTCACCAACCACTTGAATACATGTCCATTAAATTGCATCTTAGTTCATAAGCTTTTCCCATTCTGGATGAGCATACATGTTCATCATTACTTAATAAGAcaatatttttttgtaatttcaaTAGTCACCTCGTATAACAGATTGTCCATTCGGTCAAATATAAGAGTATTCTCTATCATTACTGCATCACCATGAATAATTTAAGAAATCTTCTTTACCTTAGTGATATCACTATTCTCCCTAACGTTCTGTTATACGTTATCTTTGTAACGTCCCTACTTCAAGCTTCTATTGGGCCTTCTCTTCACGGACTATTGGCTTTTATATACaggtacgtcactctggctacgTCCTGGATTGATCACTGACCCTTCAGGTCAACTCGAGTGTTCCTAACGTGCTTTGTTCTGACTCGCAAGCTTCTTGAAAAAACTTCCTAAGAACTCGCCATTCCTGAAATGACATCACCTCAGATCAAGGACTAaccgtaatttttttttcgtgATAGGCTACCAAAAACAAGATACACCTTGCTAATTTAGGTAGTCCCAATCAATCCATTCAAATCCCTtacaactatgtagtcccatacctacatagtGTCAGAATCATCATATACGACATTCCCCAAGGCGATGTGAGATCGTATAGCTCCCAGTCTATTCCTATAGATCACGGGACTCTGACTGTCACAGTTTGACTCATGCCCCGTTTGATCTCATTTTTCCCCCTTCGTAGTGAATAGGTTAACCCACATAATCGTTGCCTTTAATTCATCTAGGATTCCagacaatactcataaattgtCCCACCTTTACCAATACTAGATCACTTCTAAACAAAAAGATTCTTTTCTCTGAATCAATTAAGTCGATGCCTGCATTGGCTACTCATGTCCCATGTTTCGCTTGGGAATAACATCAAATTTAACTCATACTGTCATTCCTCTAATCTGTCTACCCTGTCAAATGAGCTAccactaaataacatacatgcacaGTCCATTCAGATTTCTCTAACTGAATGCATAATGTTTAATATCAATATCAATCGAAACAATACTTATAATATTGcccataaaattctaacttgagTCGGTCGAAGGACCGATACCCGAGTCCCCTTGAGTCATAACCGGCACTTGGGTTGGACCCGTATACTCTTCTATTTTAACATCAATCTTTCTTAATTGTGGGCAGATTCTTTTCAAATGACCCGCAATTCTACAATAAAACAAGATTTGGCTTTACATTGGCTCAAATGGTACATTTTTGCATCTTAaacactcaggataaggtcGCCATTTTTTAGTCTCACATTGACCGCTATCCTGGTCACCTTAGAAGTTCCATCCCACGATTGGTGGTTTATTTAGTTTTTGCCTTCTGATCTGCTCGTAAGTTGGTTCCATGAGTTTCACCGCATCCAGTGGTACAACAGGAAGTGTCGGTGGTACAGGAATAGACACAAGACGAGCATGTTGTTCTCTTAGATCTTGAATCTTTTTCCCCTTGTTGTCTAATCATATCCTGCATAGCAGAATTTACATGTTTCCCGTATTGCAGCAATAAAGGATTCTCTTCCTTACCATTTGTCCCGAGCCCAGACAGCTCGCTAATCAGGCTATTCGATTGCCCTTACTGTATAATGTGTCACACATTTAATCCACATCTTTCAAGCATTTAAAACTCATCAagatatcaatatcaatatgcatgtaccatatacatattcttATCATAATCATCACTATGATACCTTTCCCAACATACTTTATGATAGTCTAGGCAGGTAATCTAAtagcaaataatataaatatttgctATATCATGAGTCGACCTTTCTTCACAGCAATTGTACATATTCGACCAGTCTTTAGGACCTTTAAAAGTAtggcagctctgataccaagttatAACGCTTTAATTTATAGGGACACcatgtgtgtgattttataaactaatttaatactaatagatttatttaattattaaaaaaaacgtgataatattaaaacttgactaaaataaaacattaaaaacgGGCATCATAACGACATTAAAAATGTTTTCTAGGGATCCCCATTATGAAAGGTTTACAAAAAGACTATATACGACGACAAttcaaaacataaaatcaaaatacgcAGCAGATACAACCTGAAAATAACTCTTGGCAACTCGGCACACATGCTGATATGGTCAacatgtacattgctggagaagattgtcacctcatggttgatctagcttttctttgcctttacctacaccacatagcacccgtgagtcacaaggactcaacaagaaaagtaataacaataatcatatagtttattattcggATATTATCATTTATACTTAGACAATCAGAATCAAACAATCACGCATTactcataagatgaaatccaaatcacttttagcatctgccacgaataacaTTAGTATTAAGATATTTTGTAATACAAAactattataccaataatagaaattatattcatttaataatataaattatatatatatgttacctcataaagtaacAATCTTCATTATATCACATTAtccttaaaaaattatttataaggtAAACAAATACATTTAAGGTGCAAAATATAACTACAAATAACACCCTATCCATATCAAAAAgtgagactttttttttttttttttttttttgaaaatgaaagTCATTTTATTAAACGAAAATCTCCATTACCAAACTAGGCAACAACTCAACTGGAACAGTGTCCAAATTGAACAGGTGATCAGGGTGAGATATTCCTCGCAAAGGAATGAGCCGCTACATTTGCTGATCGTtttacaaaatgaaaagaaacatTACgcaaagaacttaacaaattccTACAATCACTAACAACTTTGCCAAATAAAGAAATCATAACCATAGCACTATGGACAGCTTGAACAACTGAAAGGCAATCCGTTTCTAAAGTCACATGAAGCCATGAATGATCCTTGATCCAACTCAATGCCTCCCGGACTCCAATTGCTTCGGCCACCACAGGAGAAATCGAGTCATGAAACAACTTTGTACCGCCTTCAACAAAGAAACCGCTAGAATCTCTAGCCACAAAACCAACTCCATAGGTAGAGGAATCATTAAACACAGCCGCATTGACATTCACCTTAATACTATTAACACTTGGAGCACTCCATTGCTCAGCCCCATCCCTCGGAATGAACCCAGTGAACAACAACTCATTGTTTGAATTCTGAGCAACACGCCATTGATTAAGATAGTTTGTTGCAGATGCAATGATGCCTTCGATCCCCATAACTTTGTCTTGCCAAACTTTATCATTCCTAGCATTCCAAATTGCCCAGCACAAGGCCACCAACAAGTTTGCATTATTCAAATCAAGTATTTCAAAATGATACATGCACCAACCCAAAAAAGAGAACTCCTGCTGCAATATCGTGCCAATACCCACCCGATCTCACACAGCTGATGCAACTGGACAAAATAAAAGAGCATGTTCAATGGTTTCCGGAGCCATATTGCAGACCGAACAAGTGGAATTCACATGTACTTTTTTCGATTGCAGCTGGGTCATTGTTGGGAGACAACTTTTTGTTGCACGCAATAAcagattttttattttcggtGGGGTTTTTCGCTTCCACAGCTTCCTCCAAAACTTGTCTTCGACTGAAACATCCAACCCAAACTCACCACTAAGTTGTTGGAGAAGCTTATATGCACTCTTCACTGAATACAACCCAGAAAGATCAAGCGACCAGTTTAAGGTATCTATCGTTGGTCGAGACAGAACAGGAATAGACTGCACCGACAATCTATCATGAGGCAACAATAAATCactaagaataaataaaaaagtgaaTCTTAAGTGGTGTAAATTTGGATTATTAACGGCAAACTACACaaattttaaaagaagaaaATCAATCAATTAGTATATTAGGCTTTGTTTTTTTgtacaagaaaaagaaaatttaggTTAAGGTAGTAAAAGTAAAGAAAACGACACCTATTAACTATTATAGGCTTCttcaatataattattattatttttgctaAGATCTTCTTCACAATTCAAACCAATTTTCAGGCATAGACAATGGAATGCCCCTCTAgactgacttttttttttttttttttttttttttttttttgtataatataaaaattattcccCTCACAAAATCCCAAATCTTTTTTTCTGaagaagtgaaaaaaaaaataataaaaaaataaaagcataAATAAAGCAAATTCGATTGGCTATTTCCCTCTTTTTACTCTTCCATTTTCCATTTCCATTCGAGTAGCAGTAGAAGAAGTAGTGGCGAGTTCTCAGATTCTAAGGTCTCCCTCAACCTCGTTGAGgaggaagaaggagaagtaATAGAGTAAAGTTTTGGTctttatagagagagagagagagagaaactagGGGCCATGGCGGTGTCCGTACAGAAACCGACGAGTCATCTGTGGGACACCGTGCTGGAAATCACCAAGTCAGCTCAAGAAAGGAACATCGATCCTCATCTCTGGGCAACGCAAATGAGTTCGAACCTTAAGTCGGCTGGGGTTCCTTTGCCCTCCGTTGAACTTGCTCACCTCCTGGTTTCTCACATCTGCTGGGCTAATCACGTGCCCATCACGTGGAAGTTCCTCGAGAAAGCTTTGACTGCTATGATCGTCCCTCCCATCCTCGTCCTTGCTCTTCTTTCCGCAAGGTATCCCCACTTCTCTCCTTTTTCCCACCAAATTTATGGGACCACTGATGAATGGGTCTGTCTCTGACTCTTCCTTTAACTTGACCATGCAgctcctttttttctttttcttttttttttttttggaagaaaaatttGTTTTTGTGGTGCATTGACATGGAGTTTGTCAAATTCTCTAAAAGAGTTGGCTTCTGTACTTCGTGGAAAGCAAATTcatctatctatctatatatatgatGCATTGTATTGTAATGGCGTTTATTTTCTTAGTCAATTACAACTGAGATTCGGATGTCTTGTGGCATAGTTTATCAAAATCTTTGAAGGGTTTGCTTTTTCTTCACTTATTATTGATTGGTTACTATTGATATCTTATACTTTGTTTGTTCTGTAAAGGGTCATTCCAAATCGACAGCTCCATCCCACGGCTTACAGGCTTTACATGGAGCTTCTTAAGAGACATTCATTTTCATTCACCTCTCAAACAAGTGGACTTTATAATCAAAAGTAAGGGTTAGAAATAGGATATCGTTTTGTTGTTTCTtacaaaatagaaaagaaattgtGTTTATTGTTTGACCTCCTTGCTCAGAGGGGTTTACCATTCAACCTAATTGtcttttcataaaaaataaagttaaagaTGCTGTTTTTTTGCTTAAAGaaaaaattagtaacttttctattggtttcattttttattttatgtgtttgCAGGATCATGAAGTCCATTGATGAAGCTCTACATCTTTCCCAGTTATTTGGTCTTCAAGTTGCTGAACCAGGGGTTCTGGTTGTTGAATTTGTCTTTTCAATGGTTTGGCAGTTAGTCGATGCAGCATTAGATGATGAAGGGTTGCTGGAACTCACCCCTGAAAAGAAATCTAGATGGCCAACCAGGCCACAGGATATGGAAATAGATGGTCAAGATTGCTTTTTTGAGAAAAGAAGTGACAGTGAAGTCTTGCACAAAGCAAATACTACAATGGCTATTGAGATTATTGTAGAGTTTCTTAAAAACAAAGTCACCTCTAGGCTTTTGTACTTGGCTCGTAGAAACATGTAAGAACCCTAGATACTTACCACACATTTTCTTTTAACTCTCCATGCATGCTAGGCTTTATTCTGCTACATGTTTGtatatttagaataatttttgtAGTTACATTGAGTAGCTTGCTATATTTTTATAACCCGATTTTTGCTTTAGACCATCGCACTGGGGATCTTTCATTCAGCGGATGCAGTTTCTTGAAGCAAATTCATCAGTTTTGCGGAGTTTAAAACACATAACTCCCGATGTCTTTACACAATTGACATCTGATACTCGTAGGTTACTTACTCGTGAATGCAAAACAATATCACAGCATGATTTTCATGCAGTCTTGGCCTCTGGAACTACACTATATTCTGCTCAGCAATCTCATGGAGCTACTTCTTCCTCCTTTTGGCTTCCCgttgatttatttcttgaagATGCTATGGACGGGTCACAAGTGGCAGCTACAAGTGCTGTTGACACTCTCATTGGTGCGAGTCAATTTAAACATTCCATATTGTTAATACGTGGACTGAATAAACTGTTGATTATAAATACAAATCAGTGTTTTGAAACAATATTCTTCTTGCAGGCTTGGTAAAGGCGTTGCAGGTAGTTAATGGTGCCACATGGCATAATACATTTTTAGGTTTGTGGATATCAGCACTTCGCCTAATCCAAAGGGTGAGAATTATAGCAAGTTGTCTTCACTGTTGATTTTATGATGATGTTAATTTTACTCGAGACTAGACAATTTAGTCTGTTTGTCTCTATGCACATGAGCATCACATTTGATGTTTTTGGTGTCAGTTGTTTGTAAATGAATAGTTTGGTGGAGCTTTGGCACATGAACTGCAGACAATTTTTTGTTTTGCACAAATAGCAATTAAATTTAGGCAAGTGTCCTGCCGTCATTTTTACTTGAACAAGCAAACGTTTTAGACTTGGCTCATGTACAACCATACCCATGTGGCTTGCACAGCTTTtcctttatatacatatatttgtatataaaatCATGCTTAATGGTTCTCTTATAAGCCTGAAAATCAAGTATTGCGTATGGAAAAAATGGgaatgtttaatttttaattttttctttagtttttttttagttcaATTTCAAGATAAACATTGATCTGCTTtgctttttttcattttttttaggaAAGGGATCCTAGAGAAGGTCCTGTGCCTCGTCTTGATACCTGCTTATGCATGTTATTGTCTATTTCAACGCTTGCGGTCACTAACATTGTTGAGGAAGAGGAAAGTGAAGAGATGGAGGAAGCTGAACAATGCTCTACTAATCAAAGGATAGACAAACAGTCTTTTGGACAGCGTCGCAAGGATTTAGTTACCAGCTTACAATTGCTAGGTGATT
This window harbors:
- the LOC115703138 gene encoding RNA exonuclease 4, with the protein product MEVDSDPDLLKAPSTRHKCSACYKQFKKKEHLVEHMKCSFHSVHQPRCGVCKKHCKSFESLREHLTGPLPKSNCSTIYSERGCNLCLKICDSLTSLNDHKKICCLSAPVPLGTTKKSDAESQIEVSNSNDVNLIGSGSKAVALDCEMVGGGDDGTLDVCARVCLIDEDENLLFHAYVHPLISVTNYRYEVTGLTEEHLSNAMPLKEVQEKISQILYNGESTGSEWSDGAKARLLVGHSIKHDLDCLRMNYPDHLLRDTANYRPLMKTNLVSHSLKYLTRTYLGYDIQSGTHDPYEDCVSVMRLYKRMRDLNHEESIEASFSVHRTESFRVDLSSWTKELETMTPDELYQMSTSNYTCWCLDQRQNANTN